A region of Jannaschia sp. W003 DNA encodes the following proteins:
- a CDS encoding Gfo/Idh/MocA family protein, translated as MGIAFVGVGYVADLYVQTLRNWTELLDLRGVFDRRGDRLATYAAFHGVPTYDDLDAVLADPAVEIVVNLTNPDQHHEITGRALAAGKHVYSEKPLALTLDGARELVAQADAAGRHVVSAPSSLLGEAAQTLRRAVVEQVRGRPRLVYAEMDDGLVHRIGYQNWRTRSGAPWPAEDEFRTGCTLEHAGYSLTWLVGLFGPVRHMVTGVGLLIPDKGPDTPEPYATPDFSCAVLRFDDGVMARLTNSIVAPHDHRFRVFCDDGVLEVDETWDFSAQIRSVPVADSRARRLARKTLGWDGGRVLKPVHRRRISTARRGYHMDFALGVAEMAQAIRAGRVPRLAGEFSLHITEVSLAMQHPERFGAEYVPRSAPGPVASMLWDDGAIG; from the coding sequence GTGGGCATCGCTTTCGTGGGCGTGGGCTATGTCGCCGACCTCTACGTGCAGACGCTCCGGAACTGGACCGAGCTGCTGGACCTGCGCGGCGTGTTCGACCGGCGCGGGGACCGCCTCGCCACCTACGCCGCCTTCCACGGCGTCCCGACCTACGACGACCTCGACGCGGTGCTGGCCGATCCGGCGGTGGAGATCGTGGTCAACCTCACCAATCCCGACCAGCACCACGAGATCACGGGCCGGGCGCTCGCCGCCGGCAAGCACGTCTACTCGGAGAAGCCGCTCGCGCTGACGCTGGACGGCGCTCGCGAGCTCGTGGCGCAGGCCGATGCGGCCGGGCGGCACGTCGTCTCGGCGCCGTCGAGCCTGCTGGGCGAGGCCGCGCAGACCCTGCGCCGCGCGGTGGTGGAGCAGGTCCGCGGCCGCCCTCGGCTGGTCTACGCGGAGATGGACGACGGGCTGGTGCACCGCATCGGCTACCAGAACTGGCGCACCCGCAGCGGCGCGCCCTGGCCCGCCGAGGACGAGTTCCGCACCGGCTGCACCCTGGAACATGCGGGCTACTCATTGACCTGGCTGGTCGGCCTGTTCGGCCCCGTGCGGCACATGGTGACGGGCGTGGGCCTGCTGATCCCCGACAAGGGTCCGGACACGCCGGAGCCCTATGCCACGCCGGACTTCAGCTGCGCCGTGCTGCGCTTCGACGACGGCGTCATGGCGCGGCTCACGAACAGCATCGTCGCGCCCCACGACCACCGGTTCCGCGTGTTCTGCGACGACGGCGTCCTTGAGGTCGACGAGACCTGGGACTTCAGCGCGCAGATCCGGTCCGTGCCCGTGGCCGACAGCCGCGCCCGGCGGCTGGCCCGCAAGACGCTGGGCTGGGACGGGGGGCGCGTGCTCAAGCCCGTGCACCGGCGGCGGATCTCCACGGCGCGGCGCGGCTACCACATGGACTTCGCGCTCGGCGTGGCCGAGATGGCGCAGGCGATCCGCGCCGGACGGGTGCCGCGGCTGGCGGGGGAGTTCTCGCTGCACATCACCGAGGTGTCGCTGGCCATGCAGCATCCGGAGCGGTTCGGCGCCGAGTACGTGCCCCGCTCCGCGCCCGGTCCGGTCGCGTCGATGCTGTGGGACGACGGTGCGATCGGCTGA
- a CDS encoding sulfotransferase domain-containing protein, with product MTGRLPDAIVVGAPKTGTTTLCAALARVDGIWMYPRKETHFFNDHYARRGIDWYRDLFRDAPEDALVMEGTPDYAMAPGIDETFARMARHVPRARLVYMLREPVARVESHLVQMMANHRRAMPLAEALARWPEVVDTSDYPAVLAAIHRHYPAGQVHVLTLEDYRADPRACHARVLRFLGRTGDLSPALDAMEGQAVLHTRAGQGIDRPLLAWLRRLPNYDRLNALMPGPVIRLGKRALRRPLRVEGSLPDAARARLDARLRPGWERLCETARVGAV from the coding sequence GTGACCGGCCGCCTGCCGGACGCGATCGTCGTCGGCGCGCCTAAGACGGGGACCACCACCCTGTGCGCCGCGCTGGCACGGGTGGACGGCATCTGGATGTATCCGCGCAAGGAGACGCATTTCTTCAACGACCACTACGCGCGGCGCGGGATCGACTGGTACCGCGACCTGTTCCGCGACGCCCCCGAGGACGCGCTGGTGATGGAGGGCACGCCGGACTACGCGATGGCGCCGGGGATCGACGAGACCTTCGCGCGCATGGCCCGGCACGTCCCCCGCGCGCGCCTCGTCTACATGCTGCGCGAGCCGGTCGCGCGCGTGGAGTCCCACCTCGTGCAGATGATGGCCAACCACCGGCGCGCGATGCCGCTGGCCGAGGCGCTGGCCCGGTGGCCCGAGGTGGTGGACACCAGCGACTACCCCGCCGTGCTGGCGGCCATCCACCGCCATTACCCGGCCGGACAGGTGCACGTGCTGACGCTGGAGGACTACCGCGCCGATCCCCGCGCCTGCCACGCGCGCGTCCTGCGGTTCCTCGGTCGGACGGGGGATCTGAGCCCCGCGCTCGACGCGATGGAGGGGCAGGCGGTGCTCCACACCCGCGCGGGGCAGGGGATCGACCGCCCGCTCCTGGCCTGGCTGCGGCGGCTGCCGAACTACGACCGGCTGAACGCGCTGATGCCGGGGCCGGTGATCCGGCTCGGCAAGCGAGCCCTGCGCCGTCCCCTGCGCGTAGAGGGCAGCCTTCCCGATGCCGCACGCGCCCGCCTCGACGCCCGCCTCCGGCCCGGCTGGGAGCGGCTATGCGAGACCGCGCGCGTCGGGGCGGTTTGA
- a CDS encoding GtrA family protein yields the protein MSLARLTALYAAFAVAATAANLLAQRAVLMLGDGAGVFALAVFAGTGVGLVLKYALDKRWIFADRSTGVAAHGRRFGLYTAMGIVTTAIFWGTETAFWLIWGTDPMREVGAVLGLAVGYVVKYQLDRRFVFDAAPRRAAPA from the coding sequence GTGAGCCTGGCGCGGCTGACGGCGCTCTACGCGGCCTTCGCCGTCGCGGCCACGGCGGCCAACCTCCTTGCGCAGCGCGCGGTGCTGATGCTCGGCGACGGGGCGGGGGTGTTCGCGCTGGCGGTGTTCGCGGGGACCGGGGTCGGGCTGGTGCTGAAGTACGCGCTCGACAAGCGGTGGATCTTCGCGGACCGCTCCACCGGGGTGGCCGCGCACGGACGCCGGTTCGGGCTCTACACTGCGATGGGGATCGTCACGACCGCGATCTTCTGGGGCACCGAGACGGCGTTCTGGCTGATCTGGGGCACCGACCCCATGCGCGAGGTGGGCGCGGTGCTGGGCCTCGCGGTGGGCTACGTCGTCAAGTACCAGCTCGACCGGCGCTTCGTGTTCGACGCCGCGCCGCGCCGCGCGGCCCCCGCGTGA
- a CDS encoding FAD-binding oxidoreductase, whose product MTRAPTQELAGWGRYPRRAGPVSAIRSEDDLRAVVGAGRVVARGNGRAYGDAAMGVALTADMRRMNRMLGFDPDTGQLVAEAGVLLGDVIAAFLPRGWFPQVTPGTKFVTLGGAIAADVHGKNHHRDGSFGACVDWVEVMDAEGTVTRASRKDAPDLFAWTVGGMGLTGVIVRAAIRLRPVESGWIVQRTVPAANLCAAMAAFDAEHAATYSVAWIDCLASGAALGRSLLMLGEHAAAGEVPPAFRDRPFETPARGRRRVPFDAPAAALNRFSVGAFNALYWAKGRRGAGRSVVDWDGFFYPLDAVLEWNRIYGRRGFLQFQCVLPPDGAEAGLRALLEATSRAGQGSFLAVLKRFGAQESRFSFPQDGFTLALDFPANAAVLALLDRLDAIVLDHGGRFYLAKDARMAASTLHRADPRAAAVRRMRAEGGLSEAFASAQSERLML is encoded by the coding sequence GTGACGCGCGCGCCCACGCAGGAGCTCGCCGGCTGGGGGCGCTACCCGCGCCGCGCCGGCCCCGTCAGCGCGATCCGATCCGAGGACGACCTGCGCGCCGTGGTCGGCGCGGGCCGCGTGGTCGCGCGCGGCAACGGCCGGGCCTACGGCGACGCGGCGATGGGCGTGGCGCTGACCGCCGACATGCGCCGCATGAACCGGATGCTGGGCTTCGATCCGGACACCGGGCAGCTCGTGGCCGAGGCCGGCGTGCTGCTGGGCGACGTGATCGCCGCCTTCCTGCCGCGTGGCTGGTTCCCGCAGGTCACGCCGGGCACCAAGTTCGTCACCTTAGGCGGCGCCATCGCCGCCGACGTGCACGGCAAGAACCATCACCGCGACGGCAGCTTCGGCGCCTGCGTCGACTGGGTCGAGGTGATGGACGCCGAGGGCACCGTGACGCGCGCGAGCCGCAAGGACGCCCCCGACCTCTTCGCCTGGACCGTGGGCGGCATGGGGCTGACCGGGGTAATCGTGCGCGCCGCGATCCGCCTGCGCCCCGTGGAGAGCGGCTGGATCGTGCAGCGCACCGTGCCGGCCGCGAACCTGTGCGCCGCCATGGCCGCCTTCGACGCCGAGCACGCGGCGACCTACTCGGTGGCCTGGATCGACTGCCTCGCCTCGGGCGCCGCGCTCGGCCGGTCGCTGCTGATGCTGGGCGAGCACGCGGCCGCGGGCGAGGTCCCGCCCGCGTTCCGGGACCGCCCCTTCGAGACGCCCGCGCGCGGCCGCCGCCGCGTGCCCTTCGACGCGCCCGCCGCGGCCCTGAACCGGTTCTCGGTCGGGGCGTTCAACGCGCTCTACTGGGCGAAGGGCCGGCGCGGGGCCGGGCGCTCGGTCGTGGACTGGGACGGCTTCTTCTACCCGCTCGACGCGGTGCTGGAATGGAACCGCATCTACGGGCGGCGCGGCTTCCTGCAGTTCCAGTGCGTGCTGCCGCCGGACGGCGCCGAGGCGGGCCTGCGCGCGCTCCTCGAGGCGACGTCGCGGGCGGGGCAGGGGTCGTTCCTGGCGGTGCTCAAGCGCTTCGGCGCGCAGGAGAGCCGCTTCTCGTTCCCGCAGGACGGCTTCACGCTCGCCCTGGACTTCCCGGCCAACGCGGCGGTTCTGGCGCTGCTGGACCGGCTCGACGCGATCGTGCTCGATCACGGCGGGCGGTTCTACCTCGCAAAGGACGCGCGGATGGCCGCGTCGACCCTGCACCGCGCCGATCCGCGCGCCGCCGCGGTGCGCCGGATGCGGGCCGAGGGCGGACTGTCCGAGGCCTTCGCCTCGGCCCAATCGGAAAGGCTGATGCTGTGA
- a CDS encoding oligosaccharide flippase family protein: MSAPAEPSEAAPPQRPFFLNVGALVLSRGFVALSQILILPILARLLSIADFGVMALAMTVVVLAGTISDGGFGRSLIRTRRVDRAEWSSVFWLLVAIGVGLAAAVLAAAPLLAAWFDQPRLLAAMCALAALPLLQAATAAHNAEIERREQYGALAALQAAAAAAGMAAAVGLALLGAGLWALVAQQLALAGIRAAGIVALSRFRPAATFSRGHLTEHLRFARDTIATSLLSVMRLQATTLVIGRVLGPLPLGVYAMHQRFARLPQFGLAGPASAVVFVRMARARDDPPRLARTYLASVRLLATVLLPGLGGVVAAGPVLFPAMLSEKWSAVAPVFALAVPGVALEAVTITTLVCVFRATGRTDVQVRLTAEGTLLCVALVLAASSFGLLAVAAAISVWALAYVPRGWALARRIIPLGWGEALGSVAPALTAAVGAGLAIRFGTAPLGLPPAMDLSLAALATLAAYLLLALADLRALRGAVSVFR; the protein is encoded by the coding sequence ATGAGCGCCCCGGCCGAACCATCCGAAGCGGCCCCGCCCCAACGCCCCTTCTTCCTGAACGTCGGCGCGCTGGTCCTGTCGCGGGGCTTCGTCGCGCTCTCGCAGATCCTGATCCTGCCGATCCTCGCGCGCCTGCTGTCGATCGCCGACTTCGGGGTGATGGCCCTGGCGATGACGGTGGTGGTCCTGGCCGGGACGATCAGCGACGGGGGCTTCGGCCGCTCGCTGATCCGCACGCGCCGGGTCGACCGGGCGGAATGGTCCAGCGTCTTCTGGCTGCTCGTCGCCATCGGGGTGGGGCTGGCTGCGGCCGTGCTGGCGGCCGCGCCGCTGCTGGCGGCGTGGTTCGACCAGCCGCGGCTGCTGGCGGCGATGTGCGCGCTGGCGGCGCTGCCGCTGCTCCAGGCCGCCACCGCCGCGCACAACGCAGAGATCGAGCGCCGCGAGCAGTACGGCGCGCTCGCCGCGCTGCAGGCGGCGGCGGCGGCGGCGGGCATGGCGGCGGCGGTCGGGCTCGCCCTGCTCGGCGCGGGGCTCTGGGCCCTGGTGGCGCAGCAGCTCGCCCTCGCCGGGATCCGCGCGGCCGGGATCGTGGCGCTCTCGCGGTTCCGACCGGCGGCGACCTTCTCGCGCGGGCACCTGACCGAGCACCTGCGCTTCGCCCGCGACACCATCGCCACCTCGCTGCTGAGCGTGATGCGGCTCCAGGCGACGACGCTCGTGATCGGCCGGGTCCTCGGGCCGTTGCCGCTGGGGGTCTACGCGATGCACCAGCGCTTCGCGCGCCTGCCGCAGTTCGGCCTCGCCGGCCCGGCCTCGGCGGTGGTGTTCGTGCGCATGGCCCGCGCGCGCGACGACCCGCCCCGCCTGGCCCGGACCTATCTCGCGTCGGTCCGCCTGCTCGCCACGGTGCTGCTGCCCGGTCTGGGCGGGGTCGTCGCGGCGGGGCCGGTTCTCTTCCCGGCGATGCTGTCCGAGAAGTGGAGCGCGGTGGCGCCGGTGTTCGCGCTGGCGGTCCCGGGCGTGGCGCTGGAGGCGGTGACGATTACCACGCTGGTCTGCGTGTTCCGCGCCACCGGCCGCACCGACGTGCAGGTCCGCCTCACCGCCGAGGGGACGCTGCTCTGCGTGGCGCTGGTGCTCGCGGCGTCCTCGTTCGGCCTGCTGGCCGTCGCGGCGGCGATCTCGGTCTGGGCGCTGGCCTACGTGCCGCGGGGCTGGGCGCTGGCCCGCCGGATCATCCCCCTGGGCTGGGGCGAGGCCTTGGGCAGCGTGGCGCCGGCCCTCACGGCGGCGGTCGGGGCGGGTCTCGCGATACGCTTCGGCACGGCGCCGCTCGGACTGCCGCCGGCGATGGACCTCTCGCTCGCCGCGCTCGCGACGCTGGCCGCCTACCTGCTGCTCGCGCTGGCCGACCTACGGGCGCTGCGCGGGGCAGTCTCCGTCTTCCGCTAG
- a CDS encoding SDR family oxidoreductase codes for MTQTSDREAVLILGGRSDIGQAIAARFAAAGHAVNLAARGAASLEPARADMALRHGVPVSAAEFDVLDTAAMAGFVDGLDPEPGIVVCVVGAMGKQAESERDLEAAARVMRSNYEGPALILGLFAERMAARGRGVIVGVSSVAGDRGRASNYVYGSAKAGFTAFLSGLRNRLHGAGVRVITVKPGFVATRMTEGMDTPTPLTAQPDEVGRAVLRAVEGRGGDVLYVRPVWRLVMGIIGALPESVFKKTRL; via the coding sequence GTGACCCAGACCTCGGACCGGGAGGCGGTGCTGATCCTCGGCGGCCGCTCCGACATCGGGCAGGCCATCGCGGCGCGCTTCGCGGCGGCCGGCCACGCGGTGAACCTGGCGGCGCGCGGCGCGGCCTCGCTGGAGCCGGCGCGCGCGGACATGGCGCTGCGCCACGGCGTGCCGGTCTCCGCGGCCGAGTTCGACGTGCTCGACACCGCGGCGATGGCCGGCTTCGTGGACGGGCTGGACCCGGAGCCGGGCATCGTCGTCTGCGTCGTCGGCGCCATGGGCAAGCAGGCCGAGAGCGAGCGCGACCTCGAGGCGGCCGCCCGCGTGATGCGGTCGAACTACGAGGGGCCGGCGCTGATCCTGGGGCTGTTCGCCGAGCGGATGGCGGCGCGGGGCCGGGGGGTGATCGTCGGCGTCAGCTCGGTGGCCGGCGACCGGGGGCGGGCGTCGAACTACGTCTACGGCTCGGCCAAGGCGGGGTTCACGGCGTTCCTGTCGGGGCTGCGCAACCGGCTGCACGGCGCGGGGGTGCGGGTGATCACCGTGAAGCCCGGCTTCGTGGCGACCCGCATGACCGAAGGCATGGACACGCCCACGCCGCTGACCGCGCAGCCCGACGAGGTGGGCCGCGCGGTGCTGCGCGCGGTGGAGGGCCGCGGCGGCGACGTGCTCTACGTCCGCCCCGTGTGGCGGCTGGTGATGGGGATCATCGGCGCGCTGCCCGAGAGCGTGTTCAAGAAGACCAGGCTGTGA
- a CDS encoding G8 domain-containing protein — MSAHTGNENKQADHSLLLNLMPKASDAGTSVAVNGGSWFDPNTWANGKIPATGASVYIPKEISVVYDDVSDARLDRVGVDGELHFAVATDTKMVVDTLLTGPTSVLTVGVDGNPVREGVTAEIVIHRDNGSIFDAENDPGQLSKGVVTHGSVSIVGQDKADHVRAVVDPMAGDRKIVLDGAEGWQVGDKIVVAGTKFVGDNTFQDEVVSITGIQALSGGRVSVTLDQALQYDHRTPDDLNGTSFQVPVANYTRNVVIGTEIDPSAEFGDGKTVPIEERGHVMFMHNGDVAVKNAEFVELGRTDKSELLDTDGGTNVGGRYALHFHRTGDADASVAEGNAVWGSPGWGIVHHDANLDVISNAVFGVNGGAIIAEAGNETGTWSDNITIHTTGTYSTFNPVHSGKGVEHVGGRMQILNDSFTQGIGFGFKSRTVEAHDNVAVSSNGAGYSFWPMGNGDGISDIDPDTAAFEDVNGYSQFMGRETATLSEVPLRSFDNNEALVAHVGFTSTAKKRPTEMDVPSIIDGFVGWEVNAGVLGIYQGNYLIKNSSFVATEGGMTNLHNGLNNVAKATTGIVGHTFVELAVVDNDFRGFEKGIFSDTFGTSDTRPLADVVFGNTWEDVAEVYDFEGLSSQFRFRDDSANALDKLDIGRLEARVVSHTDAMANWWDTVEIVVEKTDAIGTTTVEMSDRKFWDDNAAYQGVYLENGKYYILVDVPVSDRVTGSVMSAEAAIRLDFVTGKDDLPAGTVVHGALPDRIGPDGVSDFVLLDLREIGVQGNQLDAPEVVPTPKPAPAPEPAPEPAPQPEPELAPEPEPQPQPQPQPQPEPEPAPEPEPKPEPQPEPTPEPAPEPAPAPAPEEEVSAPAPSGGTEVLASSVLRLEAEDLVLENYAVDSKSAASGGAVAKLVDKGVGVARASTTFEGGSGSYDVSLTYFDENDGQGEVSVLVDGAAVGTWALDRDDNALHTVTLEGVALERGQTVTIEGRSDAGERARVDAIEIATANGAPTPEPEPAPEPTPEPAPEPEPAPQPEPEPTTEPEPQPEPEPTPEPSPDAPDAIGQVGRIELQRAANGDGWVKVSFDDVIENAVVVAGPPTSNGGEGAVVETRNVTDTGFEIRIQEWDYLDGAHMLETVGWMAIEAGTHELADGRIIEAGSGSLGAKIGSIAFAADHAAGPVVLAQVQGGSDGRPLTDRIDNVTEDGFDIRLQGEERLGRGAAEGEFDWIAVSRGTDGSGPLVGVADNLIGHKQEFVDFDGTMESEFVFLADMQTANGFDTAALRLAMLERGRANVFVQEEQSADKETRHHNQEAIGFVAIETGVIYENDWIA, encoded by the coding sequence ATGTCGGCCCACACGGGCAACGAGAACAAGCAGGCAGACCATTCCCTGCTCCTGAACCTCATGCCCAAGGCCTCCGACGCAGGCACCTCCGTCGCGGTCAATGGCGGATCGTGGTTCGACCCGAACACCTGGGCGAACGGGAAGATTCCCGCGACCGGTGCAAGCGTCTACATACCAAAAGAAATCTCCGTTGTATACGACGATGTGAGCGATGCGCGCCTCGACCGCGTGGGCGTCGACGGTGAGCTGCACTTCGCGGTGGCGACCGACACCAAGATGGTGGTCGACACGCTGCTGACCGGCCCGACCTCGGTCCTGACCGTGGGCGTCGACGGCAACCCGGTCCGGGAGGGCGTCACGGCCGAGATCGTGATCCACCGCGACAACGGCTCGATCTTCGACGCCGAGAACGATCCGGGACAGCTCAGCAAGGGGGTCGTGACCCACGGCTCGGTCAGCATCGTCGGCCAGGACAAGGCCGATCACGTCCGCGCCGTGGTCGACCCCATGGCGGGCGACCGTAAGATCGTCCTCGATGGCGCCGAGGGCTGGCAGGTCGGCGACAAGATCGTCGTGGCCGGCACCAAGTTCGTGGGCGACAACACGTTCCAGGACGAGGTGGTCTCGATCACCGGCATCCAGGCACTGTCGGGCGGCCGGGTCTCGGTGACGCTCGACCAGGCCCTCCAGTACGACCACAGGACGCCCGACGACCTGAACGGCACCAGCTTCCAGGTTCCGGTCGCCAACTACACCCGCAACGTGGTGATCGGCACCGAGATCGACCCCTCCGCAGAGTTCGGCGACGGCAAGACCGTCCCGATCGAGGAGCGCGGGCACGTCATGTTCATGCACAACGGCGACGTCGCGGTGAAGAACGCGGAGTTCGTCGAGCTGGGGCGGACCGACAAGTCGGAGCTGCTCGATACCGACGGCGGCACCAACGTGGGCGGCCGCTACGCGCTGCACTTCCACCGGACCGGCGACGCCGACGCCTCGGTCGCCGAGGGCAACGCCGTGTGGGGCAGCCCCGGCTGGGGCATCGTCCACCACGACGCCAACCTCGACGTGATCTCGAACGCGGTGTTCGGCGTGAACGGCGGCGCCATCATCGCGGAGGCCGGCAACGAGACCGGCACCTGGTCCGACAACATCACGATCCATACCACCGGCACCTACAGCACCTTCAACCCGGTCCACAGCGGCAAGGGCGTGGAGCACGTCGGCGGGCGGATGCAGATCCTAAACGACTCCTTCACCCAGGGCATCGGCTTCGGCTTCAAGTCGCGCACCGTCGAGGCGCACGACAACGTCGCCGTCAGCTCGAACGGCGCGGGCTACTCGTTCTGGCCGATGGGCAACGGCGACGGCATCTCCGACATCGACCCGGACACGGCCGCCTTCGAGGACGTCAACGGCTACAGCCAGTTCATGGGCCGCGAGACCGCGACCCTGTCCGAGGTCCCGCTGCGCAGCTTCGACAACAACGAGGCGCTGGTGGCCCACGTGGGCTTCACCTCGACCGCGAAGAAACGGCCCACCGAGATGGACGTCCCCAGCATCATCGACGGCTTCGTCGGCTGGGAGGTGAACGCCGGCGTGCTGGGCATCTACCAGGGCAACTACCTGATCAAGAACAGCAGCTTCGTCGCCACCGAAGGCGGCATGACGAACCTGCACAACGGCCTCAACAACGTCGCCAAGGCGACCACCGGCATCGTCGGGCACACCTTCGTGGAGCTGGCGGTCGTGGACAACGACTTCCGCGGCTTCGAGAAGGGCATCTTCAGCGACACGTTCGGCACCTCCGACACGCGCCCCCTCGCCGACGTCGTCTTCGGCAACACCTGGGAGGACGTGGCCGAGGTCTACGACTTCGAGGGCCTGTCCTCGCAGTTCCGCTTCCGCGACGACTCGGCGAACGCGCTCGACAAGCTGGACATCGGCCGCCTCGAGGCCCGCGTCGTGAGCCATACCGACGCGATGGCGAACTGGTGGGACACCGTCGAGATCGTGGTCGAGAAGACCGACGCGATCGGGACGACGACGGTCGAGATGTCGGACCGCAAGTTCTGGGACGACAACGCCGCCTATCAGGGGGTCTACCTCGAGAACGGCAAGTACTACATCCTGGTCGACGTGCCGGTCTCCGACCGGGTGACCGGCAGCGTGATGTCGGCCGAGGCCGCGATTCGGCTGGACTTCGTCACGGGCAAGGACGACCTGCCCGCGGGCACCGTCGTGCACGGCGCGCTGCCCGACCGCATCGGCCCGGACGGCGTCAGCGACTTCGTGCTGCTGGACCTGCGGGAGATCGGCGTGCAGGGCAACCAGCTCGACGCGCCCGAGGTGGTTCCGACCCCCAAGCCCGCGCCCGCGCCGGAGCCGGCGCCCGAACCCGCCCCGCAGCCCGAGCCCGAGCTTGCACCGGAGCCCGAGCCCCAGCCCCAGCCCCAGCCCCAGCCCCAGCCGGAGCCTGAACCCGCCCCGGAGCCCGAGCCCAAGCCTGAGCCGCAACCCGAGCCCACGCCTGAGCCGGCCCCCGAGCCCGCACCTGCGCCCGCACCGGAAGAAGAGGTTTCCGCGCCTGCGCCTTCGGGCGGCACGGAGGTTCTGGCGAGCTCGGTCCTGCGCCTCGAGGCCGAGGACCTCGTGCTCGAGAACTACGCGGTGGACAGCAAGTCCGCGGCGTCGGGCGGCGCGGTCGCCAAGCTCGTCGACAAGGGCGTCGGCGTGGCGCGCGCCTCGACCACCTTCGAGGGCGGCAGCGGCAGCTACGACGTGAGCCTGACCTACTTCGACGAGAACGACGGGCAGGGCGAGGTCTCGGTGCTGGTCGACGGCGCGGCCGTGGGCACCTGGGCGCTGGACCGCGACGACAACGCGCTGCACACGGTGACACTGGAGGGCGTCGCGCTCGAGCGCGGGCAGACCGTGACGATCGAGGGCCGGAGCGACGCCGGCGAGCGCGCCCGCGTGGACGCGATCGAGATCGCCACCGCCAACGGTGCGCCGACGCCGGAGCCGGAGCCCGCGCCGGAGCCGACGCCGGAGCCGGCCCCCGAGCCGGAACCCGCACCGCAGCCGGAGCCGGAACCGACCACTGAGCCCGAGCCGCAGCCCGAACCGGAGCCGACGCCCGAACCCTCGCCGGACGCGCCCGACGCGATCGGTCAGGTCGGCCGCATCGAGCTGCAGCGCGCCGCGAACGGCGACGGTTGGGTCAAGGTCTCGTTCGACGACGTCATCGAGAACGCGGTCGTCGTCGCCGGTCCGCCCACCAGCAACGGAGGGGAGGGCGCCGTCGTCGAGACGCGCAACGTGACCGACACGGGCTTCGAGATCCGGATCCAGGAATGGGACTACCTCGACGGTGCGCACATGTTGGAGACGGTGGGCTGGATGGCGATCGAGGCCGGCACGCACGAGTTGGCCGACGGTCGCATCATCGAGGCGGGCAGCGGGTCGCTCGGCGCCAAGATCGGAAGCATCGCGTTCGCGGCCGATCACGCAGCGGGGCCGGTGGTGCTGGCCCAAGTCCAGGGCGGCTCGGATGGGCGACCCCTCACGGACCGCATCGACAACGTCACGGAGGACGGCTTCGATATCCGCCTCCAGGGCGAGGAGCGGCTGGGTCGCGGCGCCGCCGAGGGCGAGTTCGACTGGATCGCCGTGTCCCGTGGCACGGATGGCTCCGGCCCGCTGGTCGGCGTCGCCGACAACCTGATCGGTCACAAGCAGGAGTTCGTCGACTTCGACGGCACGATGGAGAGCGAGTTCGTGTTCCTGGCCGACATGCAGACGGCCAACGGGTTCGACACGGCGGCGCTTCGTCTCGCGATGCTGGAGCGGGGCCGCGCGAACGTCTTCGTCCAGGAGGAGCAGTCCGCGGACAAGGAGACGAGGCATCACAACCAGGAGGCGATCGGCTTCGTCGCCATCGAGACCGGCGTGATCTACGAGAACGACTGGATCGCCTGA